From the Thermovirga lienii DSM 17291 genome, one window contains:
- a CDS encoding hypothetical protein (PFAM: Protein of unknown function (DUF2922)~KEGG: aco:Amico_1741 hypothetical protein~SPTR: Putative uncharacterized protein), whose amino-acid sequence MKTLRMYFGTADNDRWLLSLRYPKDGLTTQEIQNAMQAIIDSGAITTGPVSILSADIVDRTVTEMF is encoded by the coding sequence TTGAAGACCCTCAGGATGTACTTTGGAACAGCTGACAACGACAGGTGGCTCCTATCTCTGCGATATCCGAAGGACGGTCTTACGACCCAGGAGATACAAAACGCCATGCAGGCCATCATAGACAGCGGCGCCATAACCACTGGCCCTGTAAGCATACTTTCCGCTGACATCGTAGACCGCACTGT